One Punica granatum isolate Tunisia-2019 chromosome 3, ASM765513v2, whole genome shotgun sequence genomic window carries:
- the LOC116198480 gene encoding ASC1-like protein, producing the protein MGSIGSFWLKDIDWEQESYPAYCDFVVLPLFALCFPSVRFFLDRFVFEQVGRWLILGKGPQQVESNTDDKKKKVRKFKESAWKCIYFLSAEFLALCVTYDEPWFTNTRFFWVGPGDQVWPDQKIKLKLKGLYMYAAGFYTYSIFALIFWETRRSDFGVSMGHHVATVILIVLSYIFRFARVGSIVLALHDASDVFLEIGKMSKYCGAEGLASFAFILFVLSWIILRLIYYPFWVIWSTSYEVVQTLDKEKHPVDGPIYYYVFNSLLLCLLILHIYWWVLIFRMLVKQIQSRGQISDDVRSDSEGEEEHED; encoded by the exons ATGGGCTCCATCGGGAGCTTCTGGTTGAAGGACATTGACTGGGAGCAGGAGTCGTATCCCGCTTATTGCGACTTCGTCGTCCTCCCTCTCTTCGCCCTCTGCTTCCCCTCCGTCCGCTTCTTCCTCGACAGATTCGTCTTCGAG CAAGTGGGCAGGTGGTTAATCCTCGGGAAAGGGCCACAACAGGTAGAATCAAACACTGATgacaaaaagaagaaggtcCGAAAATTCAAGGAATCGGCATGGAAATGCATCTATTTTCTATCAGCAGAATTTCTGGCTCTCTGTGTGACTTATGATGAACCTTGGTTCACTAACACGAGATTTTTTTGGGTCGGACCAGGAGACCAGGTTTGGCCTGATCAAAAGATCAA GTTAAAATTGAAGGGACTCTATATGTATGCAGCAGGATTTTACACATACTCCATCTTTGCTTTAATTTTCTGGGAAACAAGGCGATCTGACTTCGGAGTCTCCATGGGGCATCATGTGGCAACTGTAATTCTTATCGTGCTGTCTTACATATTTAG GTTTGCTCGAGTTGGTTCTATTGTCTTGGCTCTCCATGATGCTAGTGATGTGTTTCTGGAGATAGGGAAGATGTCCAAATACTGTGGGGCTGAAGGTTTAGCGAGTTTTGCTTTCATTCTCTTTGTTCTGTCTTGGATCATTCTGCGCCTCATTTATTACCCATTCTGGGTCATTTGGAGCAcgag CTACGAGGTTGTTCAGACACTTGACAAGGAAAAGCACCCTGTGGATGGACCAATCTATTATTATGTATTCAATTCTCTTCTGCTGTGCTTGCTCATTCTTCATATTTATTGGTGGGTCTTGATTTTCCGGATGCTTGTGAAGCAAATCCAATCTAGAGGCCAGATCAGTGATGACGTTAGATCCG ATTCTGAAGGTGAAGAAGAACACGAAGATTAA
- the LOC116198481 gene encoding uncharacterized protein LOC116198481 — protein sequence MEDVLTEIPPPSRFFQEDLNNFVPRAPPLPSPFLIFSKPKPSGPLRDSLLIIALSSPSLYIFHHVRSKNLIGSLIIPETRFAGISAEPSLGDKSCNIYSLKNTASSVILVSVQSSVAPERCHAIAKMLIGEQIVPDRVLILASVQSQNFRGRLSADESFALKLETSKERKDSVRGSGSSSLLKGLEYFPSGSMVDGLAAALLARCEMRNIKGALCVSWPEFDSSLVSLLKSILQKNVLPGVDFGLCNGGRDDLRSFGFKDHSSLDSDLYA from the coding sequence ATGGAAGATGTCCTTACTGAGATTCCACCACCATCAAGGTTCTTCCAGGAAGATCTCAATAATTTCGTTCCTCGCGCTCCACCTCTTCCTTCTCCTTTTCTCATATTCTCCAAACCTAAACCCAGTGGGCCCCTCCGAGACTCTCTCCTCATTATCGCCCTCTCCTCCCCATCCCTTTACATCTTCCACCACGTACGCTCGAAAAACCTCATTGGAAGTCTCATAATCCCTGAGACCCGTTTTGCTGGAATCTCTGCCGAACCTTCTCTTGGTGATAAATCATGCAACATCTACTCCTTAAAGAATACTGCTAGCTCAGTTATACTCGTATCTGTTCAGAGTTCCGTGGCTCCAGAGAGATGTCATGCTATAGCAAAGATGCTTATCGGTGAGCAGATTGTTCCTGACAGAGTACTTATCCTGGCCTCCGTTCAGAGCCAGAATTTCCGTGGCAGGCTTTCAGCTGATGAGTCATTTGCTCTCAAGCTGGAGACATctaaggaaagaaaagattcAGTCCGTGGCTCGGGAAGTTCATCCCTGTTGAAGGGTTTGGAGTACTTTCCATCTGGAAGTATGGTAGACGGCCTAGCTGCTGCTCTGTTGGCCCGTTGTGAAATGAGGAACATCAAAGGGGCGCTCTGTGTTTCTTGGCCCGAATTCGATTCCTCTCTAGTGTCCCTGCTCAAATCTATTCTGCAGAAGAATGTGTTGCCCGGCGTTGACTTTGGTCTATGCAATGGTGGGAGAGATGATCTAAGATCTTTTGGTTTTAAGGATCATTCTTCGCTTGATTCTGATTTGTATGCTTGA
- the LOC116198482 gene encoding serotonin N-acetyltransferase 2, chloroplastic — MLFRATISRTPFSAATLRLGPTAALHPRSLAVSASAAPAAATSFSISDAGLESRGFILHRTVCGLNLDQLNTIFVAVGFPKRDPDKIRIALENTDSLIWIQYEKTQKPVAFARATGDGVFNAIIWDVVVDPSFQGIGLGKAVMERLIDDLVERGITNVALYSEPRVLGFYRPLGFVADPDGIRGMVYSRKQKKK; from the coding sequence ATGCTCTTCAGAGCCACAATCTCCAGGACCCCCTTCTCCGCCGCCACCCTCCGCCTCGGACCGACTGCCGCCCTCCACCCCCGTAGCCTCGCCGTCTCTGCATCCGCTGCCCCTGCAGCCGCCACCAGCTTCTCGATCTCTGATGCTGGCCTTGAGTCCCGGGGCTTCATCCTCCACAGGACTGTCTGTGGCCTCAACCTCGACCAGCTCAACACCATCTTCGTGGCGGTTGGGTTCCCCAAGCGGGACCCGGATAAGATCAGGATCGCCCTCGAGAACACGGACTCATTGATCTGGATCCAGTACGAGAAGACCCAGAAGCCCGTGGCCTTTGCCCGGGCCACGGGGGACGGTGTGTTCAATGCCATCATATGGGATGTGGTGGTGGACCCCTCGTTTCAGGGTATCGGGCTCGGGAAGGCCGTGATGGAGAGGCTGATCGATGACCTGGTAGAGAGAGGAATTACCAATGTTGCCCTGTACTCGGAGCCTCGGGTTTTGGGCTTCTACAGGCCTCTGGGCTTTGTTGCAGATCCTGATGGAATTCGGGGAATGGTTTACTCgagaaaacagaagaaaaaataG
- the LOC116198479 gene encoding peroxidase 11-like, whose product MATSLGSTCSIFGFMASLVLLGFGSRLTAGSDPPLTLDYYAKSCPTVLEIVRKEMECAVLSDPRNAAFIVQLHFHDCFVQGCDGSVLLDNTITLRGEKLAPTNIHSLGGFRIIDRIKNKLESECPGVVSCADILTIAARDAIILVGGPYWDVPLGRKDSRTASYELAAANLPAPDESLPSIISKFLFQGLSVTDMVALAGAHTIGMAQCKNFRSRIYGDYDLTSSKTLSSESHLNELKSICPPIGRGENNIAPMDYVTPNLFDNSFYHLLVNGEGLLNSDQEMYSSILAVQTKEIVKKYAADPIAFFVQFSESFVKMGNITNPESFVNGEVRKNCRFVNTGAQKDSA is encoded by the exons ATGGCAACTTCACTCGGTTCAACATGTTCGATTTTTGGGTTCATGGCTTCGTTGGTGCTCTTGGGCTTTGGCAGCAGATTGACTGCAGGCAGTGACCCCCCACTGACGTTGGACTACTATGCAAAGTCTTGCCCCACGGTGCTCGAGATTGTGAGGAAGGAGATGGAATGTGCTGTGCTCTCCGATCCCCGGAATGCTGCCTTCATTGTTCAGTTGCACTTTCACGATTGCTTCGTTCAG GGTTGTGATGGGTCGGTTCTGCTGGACAACACGATCACACTTCGAGGGGAGAAACTAGCTCCGACCAATATCCATTCACTAGGAGGTTTCCGCATAATAGACAGGATCAAGAACAAGCTTGAATCGGAGTGCCCCGGTGTTGTTTCATGTGCAGACATCTTAACCATTGCTGCCAGAGATGCTATCATCCTG GTGGGTGGACCTTATTGGGATGTTCCACTCGGAAGAAAGGACTCGAGGACTGCGAGCTATGAGCTTGCAGCCGCAAATCTCCCAGCTCCTGATGAGAGCCTCCCAAGCATCATATCCAAGTTCCTCTTCCAGGGCCTCTCTGTCACTGACATGGTGGCACTTGCAG GGGCACACACAATTGGGATGGCACAGTGCAAGAACTTCAGGTCGAGAATCTATGGTGACTATGACCTCACCTCATCGAAAACCTTATCATCAGAGTCACACCTGAACGAACTAAAGTCCATTTGCCCTCCGATTGGCAGAGGAGAGAACAACATTGCACCGATGGACTATGTAACTCCGAACCTGTTTGACAACTCATTCTATCATCTTCTCGTAAACGGAGAAGGGCTGCTGAACTCGGACCAGGAGATGTACTCCAGCATCTTGGCGGTCCAGACGAAGGAGATTGTGAAGAAATATGCAGCAGATCCGATTGCCTTCTTTGTGCAATTCTCGGAGTCGTTTGTGAAGATGGGGAATATTACGAATCCGGAAAGCTTTGTCAATGGAGAGGTGAGGAAGAACTGCAGGTTTGTCAATACAGGAGCTCAGAAGGACTCTGCTTAG